The following proteins are encoded in a genomic region of Gimesia algae:
- a CDS encoding AsmA family protein → MSQPETAKAKSTDSSSTKDQKNQRGSLGRIFLVLVIGFCVLLWFAPQIVSRTSLKDSILPRILKNYPGEIRTGEVTLGWGQPVTFQNVALEDFEGRDVVRINQIQTKKTLWELAKDRRRVGDVNVDGVTTLTYVNDQGLANQDLLTAIINKGTKENPQGDPDAQEEPETGSQQSLTLHLTGLNLNVVNAADESTPYLTGMNITVTRPELRTDPVMVEGNWKEPVAENAKVRNPAEIEFLVSAVKSGEPEASRAGSVKFKTRFFDLKQLMPLVSALSPGAYLDGISNSEMEVKWSGTKAAPRFAVKGNWEAAPLVFGAPELLGNDEISTDYAKGNIDLMAADGVLYFKEAGAESQLGKVALQGKLNWDDLKDESNQEKLAGLLNSQLKMSGDLDLAEAAKQLPETMHLKPGMQITSGTVNFGVSNFDPQEPEQNQNSTWAIDLKTSDLTGRNNGQEIRWQQPVSLMMQIVRQPDSFEIRSLKCESDFLKVTGSGNASDLKLRLEADLDRLSQRLDQFVDLQAVALKGKMQGEVDFNVTGESWETKSFLNFDHLQLAMPDRRGWQEPQLELTVEGAGKTDERQIHVERFIVSLIAGDDAFQAKLESPTTIDRERKAEAPQQLLPFKIQLQGKLASWGDRVRPLAKQDLQLAGDVKFASSISIGDQYFVHDNTTLDLTNVRIQTPDMWISEPRAELKTSGSWDGKQKTLKASKLTYRGTAVAVNGEKLEVQLPNEEVHTPSFVGSLSMNGDLHALSLWFQNPAETPEQKYYGTIQGQANVVVTETSRLANWRATIAGFAIEAPIREPVAPGKKIVPSQRNPGWAISWQEPEVRVEGDTLQDLKEDSLTLNQMSIQSEMLDLTAKGEIKELSTRKQVRLAGEVTYDWENLTPLLRSKLGPDVEIVGHETRPFTLNGPLGSTANDQAREMVLNPQPRPLYPDTRPLFVPTDQYNDLTGEAGFGWEKANIRGLTSGKTNIEATIKDGQIHITPLDLQVSGGRLRIAPIVRLDVKPAALVFEKGDVIDNFQFTPEMTRNSLKYVAPMLANSTNIQGQFSLSQEYAIIPIDQPELGEAKGTLLVKSTKVKPGPLFDALSEKINQVLSIVNINRTSRLISSDSVFLQVQNQALHYHMIDGRVFHSPFEVQMKGVTIRTTGSVGLDESLDLIAEVGFTNLISEDSDKPFVKALISKPLRLPIGGTLKKPKVDMSQVGNYAKQMGVNALDAVLGSGVGSQIQSLFPERTPEEMERIQKEREERRKEREERREQKRLEKLKRKQGL, encoded by the coding sequence ATGTCCCAGCCAGAAACAGCCAAAGCCAAATCGACAGACAGCAGCTCAACGAAAGATCAGAAAAACCAGCGCGGCTCACTGGGGCGCATCTTTCTGGTGCTGGTCATCGGATTCTGTGTGTTGCTCTGGTTTGCTCCGCAGATCGTTTCGCGAACCTCGCTGAAAGATTCGATTCTGCCCCGCATTCTCAAAAATTATCCGGGTGAGATCCGCACGGGCGAAGTCACGCTCGGCTGGGGACAGCCGGTGACGTTTCAGAATGTGGCGTTGGAAGATTTTGAAGGCCGGGATGTGGTCCGCATCAATCAGATTCAAACGAAAAAAACGTTATGGGAACTGGCAAAAGACCGCAGGCGTGTCGGCGATGTGAATGTGGACGGCGTAACGACTTTGACGTATGTCAACGATCAGGGGCTCGCCAATCAGGATCTGCTGACGGCGATTATCAACAAAGGGACCAAAGAAAATCCCCAGGGAGATCCCGACGCGCAGGAAGAACCTGAAACCGGATCGCAGCAGTCACTGACGCTGCATCTGACGGGCCTCAACCTGAACGTGGTGAATGCCGCGGACGAGTCCACGCCTTATCTGACCGGCATGAATATTACCGTGACACGCCCCGAGTTGCGTACTGATCCGGTGATGGTCGAAGGCAACTGGAAAGAACCCGTGGCGGAAAATGCGAAGGTTAGAAATCCCGCAGAGATTGAATTCCTGGTCAGTGCGGTCAAGTCGGGCGAGCCTGAGGCATCACGAGCGGGATCAGTGAAATTCAAAACCCGTTTCTTTGATCTGAAACAGTTGATGCCGCTGGTCAGCGCATTGTCACCCGGTGCGTACCTGGATGGGATTTCCAATTCCGAGATGGAAGTGAAGTGGTCGGGAACGAAAGCAGCACCGCGGTTCGCCGTCAAAGGCAACTGGGAAGCGGCACCACTCGTATTTGGTGCGCCGGAGCTGCTGGGCAACGATGAAATCTCGACTGATTATGCGAAAGGCAACATCGACCTGATGGCAGCGGATGGTGTCTTGTATTTCAAAGAAGCCGGCGCCGAATCGCAGTTGGGTAAAGTCGCATTACAGGGGAAATTGAACTGGGACGATCTGAAGGATGAAAGCAATCAGGAAAAACTGGCAGGTCTGTTGAATTCCCAACTTAAAATGTCCGGTGATCTGGATCTGGCAGAAGCTGCTAAACAACTGCCGGAAACGATGCATCTGAAACCGGGTATGCAGATTACTTCGGGGACAGTCAACTTCGGAGTTTCCAACTTTGATCCGCAAGAACCGGAACAAAATCAGAACTCGACATGGGCCATCGACTTGAAAACGTCAGATCTGACAGGCCGCAACAACGGGCAGGAAATTCGCTGGCAGCAGCCGGTCTCTCTAATGATGCAGATTGTCAGGCAGCCTGATTCGTTTGAGATCCGTTCGCTGAAGTGTGAATCCGATTTCCTGAAAGTGACGGGAAGCGGGAATGCCAGCGATCTGAAGCTTCGACTGGAAGCAGATCTGGATCGGCTTTCACAGCGTCTGGACCAGTTCGTCGATCTACAGGCAGTCGCTTTGAAAGGCAAGATGCAAGGCGAAGTCGACTTTAATGTGACTGGAGAATCCTGGGAGACAAAGTCCTTTTTGAACTTCGATCACCTGCAGCTGGCCATGCCAGATCGACGGGGCTGGCAGGAACCGCAATTGGAATTGACTGTGGAAGGGGCAGGGAAAACGGATGAACGACAGATTCATGTGGAGCGGTTCATTGTGTCATTGATTGCCGGTGACGATGCGTTCCAGGCAAAACTGGAATCGCCGACCACCATTGATCGTGAACGTAAAGCGGAAGCCCCTCAGCAATTGTTGCCTTTCAAAATTCAACTGCAGGGCAAACTGGCTTCTTGGGGAGACAGGGTGCGGCCACTCGCGAAGCAGGATCTACAGTTGGCAGGAGATGTCAAGTTTGCCTCTTCGATTTCGATTGGCGATCAATATTTCGTACACGATAATACCACACTGGATCTGACGAACGTCCGCATTCAGACACCTGACATGTGGATCAGTGAGCCTCGCGCGGAATTGAAAACGTCGGGAAGCTGGGACGGGAAGCAGAAGACGCTCAAAGCATCGAAGCTGACCTACCGGGGCACCGCGGTCGCGGTCAATGGAGAAAAACTGGAAGTGCAACTTCCAAATGAAGAAGTTCACACGCCTTCGTTTGTGGGATCACTGTCGATGAACGGCGACCTGCATGCACTTTCGCTCTGGTTCCAGAATCCGGCAGAGACACCCGAGCAAAAATACTACGGGACGATTCAAGGACAGGCAAATGTGGTCGTGACCGAAACATCGCGACTGGCGAACTGGAGGGCGACGATTGCAGGTTTTGCGATTGAAGCACCCATACGCGAGCCGGTGGCTCCCGGGAAGAAAATCGTCCCCAGTCAGCGGAATCCCGGCTGGGCCATCAGCTGGCAGGAACCCGAAGTCCGCGTGGAAGGAGATACGCTGCAGGATCTGAAAGAGGACTCGCTCACGTTGAACCAGATGTCGATTCAATCGGAAATGCTGGACCTGACCGCGAAGGGGGAAATCAAAGAGCTGTCGACCCGTAAACAGGTCAGACTGGCGGGAGAAGTGACTTACGACTGGGAAAACCTGACTCCCCTGCTCCGCAGCAAACTGGGACCGGATGTCGAGATCGTCGGTCACGAGACTCGACCGTTCACTTTAAACGGACCTCTGGGCAGTACGGCGAACGATCAGGCGCGCGAAATGGTTCTGAATCCCCAGCCGCGTCCTTTGTATCCCGACACGCGACCACTGTTCGTGCCCACCGATCAATATAATGATCTAACTGGGGAAGCCGGGTTTGGCTGGGAAAAAGCGAATATCCGTGGATTGACCAGTGGTAAGACCAATATAGAGGCTACCATCAAAGATGGTCAGATTCATATTACACCCCTTGATCTGCAGGTAAGTGGGGGACGTCTGCGGATCGCGCCGATCGTGCGGCTGGATGTGAAGCCGGCGGCGCTGGTGTTTGAAAAAGGGGATGTGATTGATAACTTTCAGTTCACTCCCGAGATGACACGCAACTCGCTGAAATACGTCGCACCGATGCTGGCGAACAGCACGAATATTCAGGGGCAGTTTTCACTGAGCCAGGAATACGCGATCATTCCCATTGATCAACCGGAACTGGGGGAAGCAAAGGGGACGCTGCTCGTTAAATCTACTAAGGTCAAACCTGGTCCGCTGTTTGATGCGTTATCGGAAAAAATCAATCAGGTGCTGTCGATCGTGAATATCAACCGTACCAGCAGGCTGATCAGCTCGGATTCGGTATTCCTACAGGTGCAGAATCAGGCGTTGCATTATCATATGATTGATGGCCGGGTCTTTCATTCTCCGTTCGAAGTTCAGATGAAAGGGGTTACGATTCGCACGACGGGTTCTGTCGGCCTGGATGAATCTCTGGACCTGATCGCGGAAGTCGGGTTTACCAATCTCATTTCTGAAGATAGTGACAAGCCGTTTGTGAAAGCACTCATCAGCAAGCCGCTGCGACTGCCGATTGGCGGGACCTTGAAGAAACCCAAGGTCGACATGAGCCAGGTAGGTAACTACGCTAAGCAGATGGGGGTCAACGCGCTCGACGCCGTGCTGGGCAGTGGCGTGGGGTCGCAGATTCAAAGCCTGTTCCCCGAGCGGACGCCTGAAGAGATGGAGCGGATTCAGAAGGAACGCGAAGAGCGTCGCAAAGAACGTGAGGAACGCCGCGAACAGAAACGCCTGGAAAAACTTAAACGCAAACAGGGACTGTAA
- a CDS encoding nitroreductase family protein: protein METLKAIEARRSVKSYDPDHQMTDEEVNQLLSYTLLSPTAFNIQHWRFVVVKDRELRQKIREASWNQAQVTDASLLVVICADMKSWQKDPMRYWQNAPEPVQQALVPMILSFYKNEEQLERDEAQRSCGMAAQTMMLVAKDMGYDTCPMDGFDFEKVAELINLPEDFLISMFVVVGKPIRPANERGGQLSLDEVLIYDRFE from the coding sequence ATGGAAACCTTAAAAGCAATTGAAGCAAGACGTTCTGTCAAATCATACGATCCCGATCATCAGATGACCGACGAGGAAGTCAACCAACTGCTCTCCTACACACTGCTCTCTCCCACCGCCTTTAATATTCAACACTGGCGATTTGTCGTGGTCAAAGATCGGGAGCTGCGGCAGAAAATCAGGGAGGCCTCCTGGAATCAGGCCCAGGTCACCGATGCCTCCCTGCTGGTTGTGATCTGCGCTGACATGAAGTCCTGGCAGAAAGATCCCATGCGCTACTGGCAGAATGCGCCAGAACCGGTACAGCAGGCGCTGGTACCGATGATTTTGTCATTTTATAAAAACGAAGAACAACTGGAGCGCGATGAAGCACAGCGATCCTGTGGCATGGCTGCTCAAACCATGATGCTCGTCGCCAAAGACATGGGCTACGATACCTGCCCGATGGACGGTTTCGACTTCGAAAAAGTTGCCGAGCTGATCAATCTCCCCGAGGATTTCCTGATTTCCATGTTCGTCGTGGTTGGAAAACCAATTCGGCCCGCCAATGAACGGGGAGGACAGTTATCACTGGATGAAGTATTGATTTACGATCGTTTTGAATAA
- a CDS encoding Nramp family divalent metal transporter, protein MNDQPPTSFFKRLLASLGPAIITASVVLGPGSILSASKIGHTYAYQMSWVLIIAVIMMIAMTALSARLGIQLKGTICDELAERAGRPVAAATGVILFLIAACFQFSNNLGVLAAVEPFMQEGRDYSLAIIIAMNGFIILALYGFKHLYGLIEKLMKLLVAIMIIAFAINLFQVKPDWLKAIAGFIPSLPEQAANGAGMKEVMTPIVAMYATTFSVAGAFYQSYLVRQKGWTRANLKQGLIDSTLGISMLGLITLMVLITAAKVLYQNPDVETLTSVSDVATSLEPGFGKSAMVIFSLGIFAGAFSSFLVNAMIGGSILADGFGLGGYIDQKWPKLFTVFALMVGMAVAIYTKTMGQKPVGLIIFAQSLTVLGIPMLAIAMLWLATRADMKGENAIPAWMKILGFIGLITSVLLAIRTAVNLLS, encoded by the coding sequence ATGAACGACCAGCCGCCAACCAGTTTCTTCAAACGTCTTCTCGCCAGTCTGGGTCCCGCCATCATTACGGCGTCGGTAGTACTCGGACCGGGTAGTATTTTGTCGGCTTCCAAAATCGGCCACACCTACGCCTACCAGATGAGCTGGGTGCTGATCATTGCCGTCATTATGATGATCGCCATGACGGCGCTCTCAGCCCGACTGGGGATTCAACTCAAAGGCACGATCTGCGATGAACTGGCAGAACGCGCCGGTCGGCCTGTTGCTGCAGCGACAGGCGTGATCCTGTTCTTAATCGCCGCCTGTTTTCAATTCAGTAATAACCTCGGCGTCCTGGCTGCTGTTGAGCCGTTCATGCAAGAAGGCAGGGATTACTCTCTCGCCATCATCATCGCTATGAACGGCTTCATCATATTAGCACTCTATGGTTTCAAACACCTGTATGGACTGATTGAGAAACTGATGAAGCTACTGGTCGCCATCATGATCATTGCTTTTGCCATCAATCTGTTTCAAGTCAAACCGGACTGGCTGAAAGCAATCGCAGGATTCATCCCGTCCCTGCCCGAACAGGCTGCCAACGGTGCCGGTATGAAAGAAGTCATGACGCCTATCGTCGCGATGTATGCCACCACATTCTCCGTCGCAGGAGCTTTTTATCAATCCTATCTGGTACGTCAGAAAGGCTGGACCCGGGCAAACCTGAAACAGGGACTCATCGATTCGACCCTTGGTATTAGTATGCTGGGACTGATTACGTTAATGGTACTGATCACTGCTGCCAAAGTGCTGTATCAGAATCCAGACGTTGAAACTTTGACCTCCGTCTCGGATGTCGCCACTAGCCTTGAACCCGGATTTGGTAAATCGGCCATGGTGATTTTCTCACTGGGAATTTTTGCCGGTGCCTTCAGTTCGTTCCTGGTCAACGCCATGATTGGCGGTTCGATTCTGGCTGATGGTTTTGGGCTCGGCGGATATATCGATCAGAAATGGCCCAAACTTTTTACCGTATTCGCTCTCATGGTGGGGATGGCTGTTGCCATTTATACAAAAACCATGGGACAAAAGCCGGTAGGGCTGATCATCTTTGCTCAGTCGCTGACGGTACTGGGCATTCCGATGCTGGCCATCGCCATGCTCTGGCTGGCCACCCGCGCTGATATGAAAGGTGAGAACGCCATCCCCGCCTGGATGAAAATCCTTGGGTTCATTGGATTGATCACCTCCGTTCTGCTGGCGATCCGCACGGCCGTTAATTTGCTCAGCTGA
- a CDS encoding TlpA family protein disulfide reductase, giving the protein MNLKPSLPLFFFLMLTAVLPADDKPVLKPTAYSLLYNEWEAERDALENASTPNNIEELKKRKLALRKTYTRKFLKLAKQHTADDQWSGCFIWAMAYGEPGPDLDAMVDLLPRYGNKVHNMFQLQMFMPDMVKVKSDRINPALTEIIENSISEGLHGAALYALAARTNRLAEHTGSQDRCKQAETMLQQVIDNYPDIATFRGKTGELAGKLLKRIRGPATIGKQAPETKGKDIAGVSFDLSDERGKVIVLSFSGHWCAPCRAMHGIEKELLKKYPQEKLVIIEINSDEQKNLKQVAEKMKSDGLMWRAVVDNTQGPIADMWSVTTWPTFYVIDQKHQICHRGTGFIGQDLVHWVDKLINEPLE; this is encoded by the coding sequence GTGAATCTCAAACCGAGTTTGCCCCTGTTCTTTTTCTTGATGCTGACTGCAGTGCTCCCGGCGGATGACAAACCAGTACTCAAGCCAACGGCATACAGTCTACTTTACAATGAGTGGGAAGCAGAGCGCGATGCTCTGGAAAATGCTTCTACTCCCAATAACATTGAAGAGTTAAAGAAACGCAAGCTGGCTTTGCGGAAGACATACACTCGTAAGTTCCTGAAACTGGCTAAACAGCACACTGCCGATGACCAGTGGTCTGGTTGCTTTATTTGGGCGATGGCGTATGGTGAACCAGGACCCGATCTTGATGCCATGGTAGATTTGCTGCCACGTTATGGCAACAAAGTCCATAATATGTTCCAACTCCAAATGTTTATGCCTGATATGGTCAAAGTCAAATCAGACCGTATTAATCCAGCACTTACTGAAATCATAGAAAACAGTATCTCAGAAGGATTACATGGTGCCGCACTTTATGCACTTGCCGCACGCACAAACAGATTAGCAGAGCATACTGGTTCACAGGATCGCTGCAAGCAGGCAGAAACGATGCTACAGCAGGTGATCGATAATTATCCTGACATTGCAACATTTCGCGGCAAAACCGGTGAATTAGCCGGGAAATTGCTCAAAAGGATTCGTGGTCCTGCGACTATAGGAAAACAGGCCCCTGAAACGAAGGGGAAAGATATTGCCGGCGTTTCATTCGATCTTTCTGATGAACGCGGCAAAGTAATCGTGTTATCATTCTCCGGTCATTGGTGTGCTCCTTGTCGTGCCATGCACGGGATTGAAAAAGAACTGCTCAAAAAATATCCGCAAGAGAAATTGGTGATCATTGAGATTAATAGTGACGAACAGAAAAACCTGAAGCAGGTTGCGGAAAAGATGAAATCAGACGGGCTCATGTGGAGGGCTGTTGTCGACAATACGCAAGGTCCCATCGCTGATATGTGGAGTGTAACAACTTGGCCTACCTTTTATGTCATCGATCAAAAACATCAGATTTGCCACAGGGGGACGGGCTTTATTGGCCAGGACCTCGTTCACTGGGTAGACAAACTCATCAACGAACCATTGGAATGA